The proteins below are encoded in one region of Ostrea edulis chromosome 3, xbOstEdul1.1, whole genome shotgun sequence:
- the LOC130052776 gene encoding uncharacterized protein LOC130052776 produces MVNTCVVWGCTNRSRPGDSSLKFFDIPKVIEHQGIQTKELTSERRRIWLARINRADFSPDPSKRHFKVCSDHFIQGMKADLFDKTNPDWAPSLKLGPTQTNGSESSKKRYERTQTRKEKKVKFQTAEALLKLQEIPHSEEDMREIESTDINCDPPDSDSGKCTFLLEGTLECRKREMESEEECEIKRLKQENLALKEKLCAGTGEVSLETFKEEEKVKHYTGLSYSILMALFSFLEPHIPYTSRSALTKFQKLVLVLMKLRLNLGIQDLGYRFKVTPNCVSKTFLDVIHVMYVRLKCLILWPAREELQMSMPMEFRKYFGVKVSIIIDCFEIFIVRPSNLLARAETWSNYKHHNTVKYLIGITPQGAVSFLSSGYGGRVPDKYITENCGLLAKLLPGDVVLVDRGFNISESVGLCCAEVKIPAFTRGKQQLSPLELEATRKIAHTRIHVERVIGLVRNKFSILQSTIPIDYLHCQAENVPTIDKITTVCCALTNLCDSVVPFG; encoded by the exons ATGGTAAACACCTGTGTTGTCTGGGGTTGTACAAACCGATCGAGGcctggagattcaagtttgaagtttttcGATATCCCTAAGGTTATCGAACACCAGGGAATTCAAACAAAGGAACTAACAAGCGAACGCCGAAGAATATGGCTGGCCCGTATAAACAGAGCAGATTTCTCGCCAGATCCATCGAAACGACATTTCAAAGTATGCTCCGACCATTTCATCCAAG gcaTGAAGGCTGATTTGTTTGATAAGACCAATCCAGACTGGGCACCATCTTTGAAACTTGGGCCAACACAGACAAATGGATCAGAGTCTTCCAAGAAACGCTATGAAAGAACGCAGACCAGAAAGGAAAAAAAAGTAAAGTTCCAGACAGCTGAAGCACTTTTGAAATTGCAAGAAATCCCACACAGTGAAGAAGACATGAGGGAGATTGAGAGTACAGACATCAATTGTGATCCACCAGATTCTGACTCAGGAAAATGCACTTTCCTTCTAGAGGGAACACTGGAATGTAGAAAGAGGGAGATGGAAAGTGAAGAAGAATGTGAAATTAAGAGACTGAAGCAAGAAAACCTAGCACTCAAGGAGAAGCTTTGTGCTGGAACTGGTGAGGTTTCTCTTGAAACAttcaaagaagaagaaaaggTGAAACACTACACTGGACTAAGCTATTCAATACTCATGGCCTTGTTTAGTTTTTTGGAGCCACACATTCCATATACATCAAGGAGTGCTCTAACAAAGTTCCAGAAACTGGTCCTAGTACTGATGAAGCTGAGACTTAATCTGGGCATACAGGATCTAGGATATAGGTTTAAAGTGACTCCAAACTGTGTCTCCAAAACATTCTTAGATGTTATACATGTCATGTATGTACGcctgaaatgtttaattttatgGCCAGCAAGAGAAGAACTGCAGATGTCAATGCCAATGGAGTTCCGCAAATACTTTGGGGTTAAAGTCTCTATTATTATTGactgttttgaaatattcattgtaAGACCATCAAACCTTTTGGCAAGAGCTGAGACCTGGAGTAACTACAAACATCACAACACTGTGAAGTATCTCATCGGAATTACACCACAGGGAGCTGTATCATTCCTGTCAAGTGGATATGGTGGACGTGTACCAGACAAATACATAACAGAGAACTGTGGGCTTTTGGCAAAACTTCTGCCAGGTGATGTTGTTTTAGTTGATCGTGGATTTAACATTTCTGAAAGTGTTGGACTGTGTTGTGCTGAAGTGAAAATCCCTGCTTTCACAAGGGGGAAACAGCAATTGTCTCCCTTAGAATTAGAGGCTACAAGAAAAATTGCCCACACAAGAATCCACGTTGAGCGAGTTATAGGACTTGTACGGAACAAGTTCTCCATCCTGCAGAGCACCATCCCAATTGACTACTTGCATTGCCAAGCTGAAAATGTTCCTACGATTGACAAAATTACAACTGTGTGTTGTGCACTGACAAATCTCTGTGATTCTGTTGTACCATTTGGTTGA